The proteins below come from a single Gossypium raimondii isolate GPD5lz chromosome 2, ASM2569854v1, whole genome shotgun sequence genomic window:
- the LOC105788864 gene encoding histone H4: protein MSGRGKGGKGLGKGGAKRHRKVLRDNIQGITKPAIRRLARRGGVKRISGLIYEETRGVLKIFLENVIRDAVTYTEHARRKTVTAMDVVYALKRQGRTLYGFGG from the coding sequence ATGTCAGGAAGGGGAAAGGGAGGTAAGGGGCTCGGAAAGGGAGGAGCCAAGAGGCATAGGAAGGTCTTAAGGGACAACATTCAGGGCATTACCAAGCCTGCGATTCGCCGTCTGGCTCGTAGGGGAGGTGTGAAGAGAATCAGCGGTTTGATCTACGAAGAAACCCGAGGCGTATTGAAGATCTTCTTGGAGAACGTGATTCGTGATGCCGTGACATACACTGAACACGCCAGAAGGAAGACTGTTACCGCCATGGATGTTGTTTATGCCTTGAAAAGGCAAGGCAGGACTCTCTATGGTTTTGGAGGTTAA